CAGCTTCCATGAGCCTGAAACCACGCCGTTGCCGACGCCTTTCACGGGCTCCCATTTCACGGTTTTCATGCCGGGGTAGGCGAGGTACTTGCAGGCGTAAATGGTTTGGATGTTGTAGGCCTGCACGCCGATTTTTTCCATTTCCCAGCGGTAGGTGTTCTCGCCCAGATCAACCAGCTTGTCCACTTTCGGGAAGTGCGCGACCGATTTGGGGACGTCCGACAACAGTTCAAAAACCTGCTCAGGCGACCATGCAACTTCAAATGTTTTGTTCAGCTCTACAAATGTGGTAAACGACATAGGTTTTGTTCCTTCAATTTATGTGAGATTTTTTCGGGGGATGGGTTTCCGGACCTGACCCGGGTTCCGGTCCTTTTTTAAATTGGTTTTGTTTTTTTAGGGGGATGGGGAAGTTTCGGGACCGACAAAAAGTTCATGCATCGCATCGAGCTCTTCCTGAAAGGCATCCACAATGGCGGCAGGGTCGGGGATGATTTGTGCATCGGTCGCGACCCCGATCCGGACTTTGTTGTTGTAGCTGATCACGCTGATGCCCAGGCCAACGCGTCCGGCCTGCGGCACCCAAAACAGGATGTTATCAACTTCGCAGCCGGCAAGGTAGAGCGGCACCGAGGGGCCCGGTACATTGGTGAGCACAAGCGAGGTTTTGGTTCCGATGACATCCACCACCAGGCTTTCGATTTCTTTCGGCGCCGCGCCCATGGTGTTGAGCACCAAAAAAGAGACAAAGGCCTCGGGCGTATTTTTGAGCTCGTCCATGCGGCGTTTTTGCTCGGTAAGACGTTCGCGCAGGTCTTCCATGCCCACGGGCAGGCTTAGAAACACAAGGCCGAATTTGTTGCCCATTGCAAAGGGGTCGGTCGATTGACGGATATCCACCGGAATGGCCGCACGGATGTTCATATCGGTCGTTTCTTCTCCCCTCGCTTTGAGGTAGCGCCCCAGCGCACCGGCAGCAGCCGTGACGACCACATCGTTGACCGTTGCCCCGGCTCCCCGCCGGATTTCCTTCACCCGCTCCAGCGGAATTTCCCACGACCAGGAGGCCAGCTTCTGATTCTGCAGCTTTTGCTTGAGCATTGTTTTCGGGTCGGGCCAGCGCAGCACCAGCCGCCCCAGACTGAAGCCGCCTTCGATCGTCATTTTCGCCCAGTCGAACACCTGTGATGGGCGCTTCAGAAGCCGGTAGCTCAGCTTCACCATGGTTTCCGCCGACACCCATGCGTTCAGCAGCACATCCACGACCGGATCCAGAAAGGTAGGACGCTCGGTGCTTTCGGCTTCTTTTTCGGGCTTGAGGAGCTTCTTATCGGTCGTCATCATCGAAAGCAGCACCCGAACCAGGGCATTGCCGTCCGCTATACAGTGGTGCAGCCGGATGATGAATCCCGTGCCTTCCCGCACATCATCAATCATAGTGATGTGCCAGAGCGGTTTGTCGTAATCCAGGGGCGTGCTCATCAGCGTGCCGGCCAGCGCCTGCAGCTCATCCCGCGGATTTTCGTTGGCGATGGAGGTCCGGGTAACATGGTCTGCCGGGTCGAAAAAGGGCACATCTTCCCAGTAGGTATCTTCAAAAATAATTCCACGGAGGATTACACGCTGCCGGAAGCGGTCAAATTTCATGAGACGCTCTTTGAGCAGCTCCAGCAAATCATCATACAAAACCTTCTCTTTGGTTGTAAGCAAGGCCGTAACCATCATCAGGTTGCTTGGCTCTTCCATCCGCAGCCATGCGCGGTCCACATTGCTCATCAGCTCCCGTCGGGCCATATCAAATTGTAAGTCTAAGGTGTTGGGATGTAAGGAGGGGGTATCTGATCCCCGAGCTGCATAATCCGCAAAATAATGCCATTGTGCGAACCTAATTTTATTTTATTTGAAGCGTGTTTCCTTAGAAGGTCGCTTGCTGACCGCTAAAGAGGCTGCGCCGCTCGTTGTCAGCGTCTGAACGCAGGGAAAGCCCAACAGCCAGCACATCCCCCGGCCGTAAGCCGCTTATAATTTCTGTATTCACGCCATCGCTGAGGCCTGTTTCAACCGCAACCACTTCAAGCTGCCCGTCGCGCAGCACGTAAGCCCGCGGCTGCCCTTCATCGAAATGCGCGGGTGTCGGCGGACGAATACCATCCGGCAGCCGGGCGCGAAGGGCGGTATTGCGCACCCGAACGACGTCATGCTGTTCAGCAGTAATCACAGAGACTTCCGTTGTCATGCCCGGTTTCAGCAGCAGATCTTCATTGCTGACTTCGATCAGGGTTTGGTAATGAACCACATTGTCTTCGATAACAGGCGCGTTGCGCACCTGAATCACTTCACCCGAAAAGGTGCGCTCCCGATAGGCGTCAACGCGGAAATTAACCCGCTGTCCTTCCCGAACCTGCCCTATATCGGCTTCTGAAACATTGGCGTAGATGTGCATTACCCGCAGATCGGAAGCCAGCTGAAACAGTTCGGGGGCATTCAGGCTTGCGGCTACGGTCTGCCCGACATCCACATTGCGGGAAATCACGATTCCGTCAGCAGGGGCGGTTATGGTACAGCGGTCAAGTTCACGTTGTGCGCGTTCGAGGGCATGGCGTCTTACCCGCACCTGTGCTTCGGCCTGTCTCAGGGTAGCCGAAGCCTGATCCACATCTGACGGGGAAACAAACTGCCGCTCCCGCAGCTCCTGAACCCGCTGCCACTGCATACGGGCGAGCTCCAGCCCCGCTTCAGCACTGGCAAGCTCTGCCCTTGCCGAGCTTAATTCCGCTTCAAAAGTCGAGGGGTCAATTCTGGCGAGTACCTGCCCTTTTTGGACAACCGTGTTGAAATCGACGGTGATTTCTTCAATAATACCCGAAACCTGACTGCCCACAGTTACGCGCTGTACGGGATGTATGGCCCCAAAGGCCACAACGCGCCTGGAAACATCCCCGGTTTCGACTTCAACGGTTGCCAAGGGCGGCAGCGTCCCGCTCCCTTCAGCGCCCGGCTGCCAGATGAACCAGGCTACCGCAGCAAGTACAACGGGGATCAAAATGTAAGCTGTTCGTTTCATGGTAAATGGCTGATATTTGTACTTTTCCTTTTTGAGTCAAGTAATGGATTTTAGCACTAAAGTTCTGTTAATTAGTCTTAGCTATGCCAGATCAATTGTAAAACCGCCCCAATCAACACCCGTGCCGGATACAGCAACAGACGTGCTTTCCCGAATCTAACAAACAATCCATCATCCATGAAGTTCGACACACCCGCCTGCCATATCCTTCTTATTGAGTCTGATATGGCAATCCGTATGCTTATTGAAGATTTCATTGATGAGTTTTTTCTGAACTACACCTTTCATACCGTTTCCGGCTTTGAAGAGGCTACGACTTTTCTTGAAAACACAACACAGCCGGATGTCATCATTTGTAACAGCAGTCTTTCCGGTGAAAACTCGACACAACTGATCCGGCAATTACTGGCTATATGCCCCGATATTCCGCTGATCATGCTGAGCAGCTATACCAACCGGCAGGAAGTCGTTGAATGGGTCAAAATGGGTGTGTCTGATTACCTTTTGATCGACGACCTGAGCCCAAGCCTGCTCCACAAGTCGGTCATGTTTAGCATTGAACGCAGGCATAGCATTCAGGCACTGAAACAATCCGAGCGCCGCTATCGCGATCTTTTTGAGTACAGCCCTTTGCCCATGTGGGTTATCGACCTGGAAACAAGCTGCATTTTAGATGTAAATGAGGCCGCAGTTAATACATACGGCTACAGTCGCGAAGATTTTCAACAACTCGATATCCGTGATATTTATCCCGGCATAACATCCGCTGAGCTTCGATCATGGCTAAAAAATGAAACAAGTCAGGCAGTGAAGGATCACGGTGTTTTTGAACATTACAGCCGGGAAGGAAATGTATTACAAATGGAAATAAAGAGCCGGGTGATGGAGTATGAGGGAAGACGGGCACGGCTGATCATTGCACATGATGTAACTAAACTGAAGTCCTATATTGAGGCGATTGAAGACCAAAATGAGCGTTTTCGCGAAATCGGCTGGCTTCAGTCCCACATTGTCCGTGCGCCCCTTGCCCGTATGCTGGGTTTGATTAACTATTATAATGATAATATGGCTGCGCAGTCATCCCAAAAGAAAGAGGCGACAAAACCGGCTGCCGGTTTGAATTCGGAACCGGATCAGGGATTTGATTCAGAAATGAGCACGGAAGAAATTTTGCAGTATATTGCCGCAGCCGCCGCTGAACTGGATCAGAACGTCCGCGATGTGGTTTCAAAGACAACCCGAACTGAACCTGACTCACCTGAATGAAAAAGTTTACCATCACTTTTTTTCTGTCTGCGCTGATTCTCGCAGTTATCGGCTGGGCCGACCTTTCCGGCCTGGGACTGGCATTTACAGAAGGCACTGATCCCGGAGAGGACGCCGGATTTGGCGGATTCGGTACCTGGGTGAGTTTGCTGCCCCCGCTTGTAGCCATCGCGCTGGCGCTCATCACCCGCGAGGTCGTGCTGTCGCTTTTTGCCGGGGTCTGGATTGGGGCGTTGTTTATCGCAGGCTTCAATCCCTTCACAGGTACCGCTGATTCGTTTGGGTTCCTGATCAGCGCAATGTCTGATGAGTATCACGTCGCCATCATTATGTTCAGCCTGATGCTGGGCGGGATGGTAGGCCTGATGAGCCGGGGCGGCGGAACCAAGGGCGTGGTTACCGTGCTGGCAAAGCTGGCCAAAAACCGCACACAGGGACAGTTCATCACCTGGATTTCGGCTTTATTTCTGTTTTTTGACGACTATGCCAACAGTCTCATCCGCGGGAGCGCGATGCGCCCGATGACCGACCGGCTGAATATCTCCCGGGAAAAGCTGGCCTATATCGTGGATTCTACGGCAGCCCCATTGGCAGTAAGCGCGGTCATTACAACCTGGATTGGCTTCGAAATCACGCAGATTTCAAACTCTCTTTCCACGCTGGCCGCACAAACCGAAGATGCGGCACTTGCTGCACAACTGCAGGCCGGCGCAGATAATGCCTTCATGATTTTTCTGCACTCTGTGCCTTATCTGTTTTATCCGCTGCTCGCACTCGGATTTGTACTGATGATCATACTGATGAAGCGCGATTTCGGACCGATGCTCGATGCTGAGCGCCGGGCGTATTCAGGCGGCGGGGTTCTTCGGCCCGGTGCCGTTCCGGCTTCTGATGTAAACCTGGAAAGCCTGCAACCGCTCGACGGCAAGCCGCTGCGCTGGTACAATGCTGCAATTCCGGTACTTACCGTCGTGATCGTTGCCATTTACGGACTTTACAGCACCGGGGCGAGCGGACTCGAAGCGGGCGAGCGAAGCCTGACCAACATCATCGGTGGAGCCGATCCCTTTGCAGCACTGGTCTGGGCTTCCTTTGCAGGATGCTTTGTCGCCATGGTGCTTGTTGTAACACAGCGCATTCTCAGCGTTGGTGAAGCCCTTGAGTCCTTTGTAGGCGGAATGCAATCCATGATGATGGCCATCATTATCCTTGTATTGGCATGGGGACTCGGCGAAGTAACGCAGGCAGTTGGTACCGGTTCCTACCTGGCAAGCCTGCTTCAGGATACGCTTCCGCTGGTGCTGCTGCCTGGTTTGGTATTCTTTATTGCGGCGGTCACTGCTTTTTCAACGGGGACTTCCTGGGGTACGATGGCGATTCTGTTCCCGGTTGTGATCCCGCTCGCAGTCGTAATGGGAGCCGGTGTGGGCTTTGCGGGTGGTGAAAATTACGGGATTTTGCTGGGCGCGATCAGCTCAGTTATGGCCGGCGCCGTATTTGGCGATCACTGTTCTCCGATTTCGGACACAACGGTAATCAGTTCCATGTCATCTGCCTGCGACCTGATTGATCACGTACGCACGCAGCTGCCCTATGCGCTGGTTGTAGCCGTTGTAGCACTCCTTGTTGGCGAAATCCCCGCCGCTTTTGGCGTCTCCCCGGTTTACGGCCTGATTGTTGGCTTCGTACTGCTTTATATTATTCTGAGAGTTTTTGGGAAGAACCCGGAGGAAGTTAAAGCGTTAGCGGCTTGAGTAAAGCAACTTTCCCATTTGATCAGGAAGCACAGCAATAAATATGATGTTGTTGGATCAGGAACTGATTACCGAACTTCAAGAATCAGAGCTGCACTTTCGCGTAAATCCCAAAATATTGGCTTTTTTCTGATCCGCTCTTCCCCTTAATAAAAAAACGCCCGGCACATTGCTGCACCGGGCGTTTTTTATGGTTAAATGTTTTCTTCTGATTTAATCAGTAATCTCATCAAGCCATTCGGAAGCGTCTTCCTGCCATTGGGCAAATTGTGAACTTACATCGCTGTAAGTATCAGTTGCCGCATCGCTTACTGTACCCCAGGTATCGGATGTTGCATTGCGGGCGTCGGCAAGGGCGCGGTCAACAGCATCGCGCTGACCTGTCAGCTCTTCGTAGGCTTCTTCAAAATTTTCGCGGGAAGCTTCATCGCCTGCGCGCTCCATCCGTGTTTGAATTTCAGAAAGCTGATCATCAATATCATCACGCAGGTCTTCAAGCTGTGAAGTCAGCTCTTCGCGTTCCTGCTCGAGGGCATAATCATTGGAGCTTTCTTCTCCGGCACAAGCAGTAAAAATGAGGCTGACTGCTATCAGCAACACAGCCGGTGTTATAATCTTTGGAAATAGGCTATTCATATTTTCTCCTTTATTCTGTTCACTTAATTGATTTAAAAAGGTATTTGCTCGATTAGTTTAATCGAGCCAGCTTTTAATTTTTGCTACAATTTCTTCTTTTGTTTTCCCCGCTTTTTCCTGAATTTTTCCAATCAGTTCATCTTCTCTGCCTTCCATATAGGTAAGGTCATCATCGGTAAGTTCACCATACTCTTGTTTCAGTTTACCTTTAATCTGATTCCAGTTTCCTTCTGAAATATTCATACGTATTCTTTTTTGGTTTGAATTAACAACAGTATAAATGAGTTGCCGGACCGAATCGTTTGGATATATACATTAAGTCTTATTATCACTTCGGCTTAATTATATTCATACTTTTTCAATTGCCGCGTTTAGCTAAGTAAGTGTAATCAGGGTACAGGGAAGTTGTTAAATTCATCGGCTGCAACAGCTTGCAGATTCTGAAAACGAGGCATAAAGAAAGCGGCCCATTCCGCGGAGAAGCTTTCCATATTGTCGTTCAGGGTTCTGAGGCGCGCATCACCGTTGCCGGAGAGGTTTACCAAAAAACTGTTTTTCAGCATGGCCGGTGAAAGCAGGCTGAGCCTGCTACCAAGCGCTTCCTGCGCACTTCGCTGTGTATCGAAAGTCTCTTTCAGCACTTCTTCCTTTTTGGCGATGGTCTTTGTCAGAATGAGACGATTATTCCAGAACTCAAAATATCCCGGCAGATCAGCTTCATCTACTTCTAAAGGATGCTCCGCAAAAAAGGCCTGAACCAGCTGCTCCCGATCAGCTTCGACCTCTTGCTGAATGGCGCGCTGTCCGTTGATCCATACCACGCGTGACGGCACCGGATGGACGCTTTCGGCTATCAGGTTGAATACAGCGGGCATCACCACTAAAAACAAAATCCATAAACCTGTAAGGGACATCGCATTGAAGACCGAGCTTTTCTGCGCAAGGTTCACCAGTGCGGACAGCAAGAACCAGAAGCCGATGTAGAGCAGCATAGCCAGCAGGAGTACGGCCACATCAGCGCTCCATCTAACCCCAAACAAAAACAAAAAGAGCAAAGTGGCGGCCAGCGTAGCACCGGCAATGAGCACAAACCGGAATACAACTTTGCCGGTCAGTATTTGTTGAAAGCTCACCGGCATGGCGTGCAACAGCTTCATGGTGCCGAGTTCCTGTTCGCGGGAAAGCATGTTGTAGCTGAGCGCAATGATGATAAGCGGGATGAGCCAGGTCATCACAAAAGCAAAATCAAATCTTCCGAGGTACTGATGAAACGGGTTTTCAAGCGCATTGTCCCGCAGCGGGCGGCTCATCACCAGGGTGACCCGACCGTAATACGGCAAAATATCGGAGGCCCCGGCGGCAATGAGCGCGAGGGGTTCGGGTTCGAGGTACACGTAGCGTCCCGCCCCCCGGAAGGCAGAGAGTACCAGCGGGTTCGACGGATCCTGAAACCAGGGACCGCTGAATTCTGCGCCGGCTTCGATTTCCCGGAGCTGCTCATATTTGCCTGCGTAAAACTGCCGGTCTTCTTCCTGCAGCCCGGCAATCCGGTCCCGCTGCGCTTCCACTCTTTCGTGACCCAGATACAGGCTGAACCCGATTACGGCAACAAGCAGAAGCAGCATGGTCCAAACTACTTTGTCAGCGGCATACATTTTCGCTTCAAAGCGAATGATGTGGCGAAGCAATCGCATATTCATGGCAGATTCAAACCTCCGTTGTTCTTGAGGCGGTGAGAAGCAGACCAAAACTCAGGCCGCTCCAAAGCAGCAGCAACAGGCCATGCGTGAGGTACTTCGTGATCCACTCCACAGCCCGGGGCGGCTCATATTCGAAGGTGATGTTTTGACTGAACAACTCAACCCCCGCGGTATAGCCTTGTGCCCGGTCGCCTACCGCATAAATCATGAGGTCTTCGTTGAGTTCGCGCATGAGTTCAATCCGGAAAGCTTCTGCCTGATCGCGAAAATGGTTGAATGCGGCCATATCGGTACCGGCCATGCCCATGGAGAAAAGCCGCACCAGCGCAGCCGGTGATACAATGGCACTGAGTTTAAACAGATTCAGCTGCTGCTCATGGATGAGCGAAATGCGGGCCATGTGGTAGTCAAACACTTCTTTCTCGAATTCTTCAGATACCTGAAGCATGAGCCCGCCAAGGTTAAAGGGAAGGTCTGCGGGGTTCGTGACACCATGTGCCGCCAGCACAGAGTCCTCAAAAGCGCGGGTGTGCTCACTGAGCGGATTATGGCCGTCAATACCTTCGCTGAGCTGACGCTGCACCGCCTGCTGAAAGCTGACCGTGTCCGGCACCGGATGAACCTGATCAGCGGCAGCTGCGATGAGTCGCGGCACAAACAGGGTGCTGAGTACCCAAAAACCCAGCAAAAGCACAAGCGCTTGCGCCTGACTCCCGGCTTTTGCCGATACCCAAACCGAGAGATGAATGAAGATGCCGAAATATAACAGCCAGCCAGCCATCATTAGGGCATAGCGCAGGAAGTAGGTTGCCTCACTTCCGGAGACGAGCAGCACGATCAGGCCTATGAGTGCGAAAAGCAGGAAAAAGCCCGAAACCAAAATCCACAGCGCCGCTGCTTTCCCGGTGAGGATATGCTTCATCCGCACACCCTGCGAAAGCAGCAGCCGGAGCATACCGTTTTCCCGTTCCGCGATAACACTGCGATACCCCAGGAAGATGATGAACAGCGGAAACAAAAAAGTAAAAATGAAAGTGGGGGTCAGTTGCCCAAAGCGGCTCAGGGAGCTGCGGTCTTCGACCGGACTATAAACTGCAAAATTTTGCCGGTGTGCCTCGAGAAAGAGGGACACGCCGGTAAATGGCTGCGTGCCCGGGTCAAAAACAGCCAGCAAAGTGACCGGCAAAAACGCATGCGTGCCGTAATGCGCCGCTGAATGCGGGTTTTTATCGCCCTGCTGTTCCCACAACGCTCTTGCCATTGTGGTAGCATCTTCGTGCTGCTGCTGTTTCTCCGTAAAATAGACCGCGCCCGACCAGGTGGAAATGAGCAGCAAAAGCAGCATAACGCCCATGAGCACTTTAGTGCCGGGTTCGCGCCAAAGCAGACGCAGCTCGTGTTTTACCAAAAGTGAAAAAGCCATCGCCTCACCCCCTGATGTGTTTGAGGTACACGGACTCAAGATCGCTGTGGGAAATTTCCGCGCTGCTCATTTCATCGGCGAGACGCCCCTTTTTCATAATCCCGATGCGCGTTCCGGTTTCCTTGGCCCTGAACAAATCATGGGTTGCCATCAGTATGGCAGCGCCCCGTGCGCTCATTGCCGAGAGCAGCTCCGCGAATTCGTTGCTTGCCGAAGGATCAAGGCCGCTCGTTGGCTCATCAAGCAGCAGCGCCCGCGTATCCCGGGCTATCGCCATGGCAATGCCGACCTTTTGCCGCATGCCTTTGGAGTAGCCCCCAACCGGGCGCAGCGCCTCATCAGCCGTAAGTCCCGCCTGAACCAACGCCTGCGTCAGCTCATCCGCTGAGGCCTTCACCCCGGCAAGTCCGCTGAAGTACTGAAGGTTTTCAAACCCGGTCAGCGTCGGGTACAGCGAGAGGTTTTCAGGGATATAGGTGATGAGCTTCCGGGCTTCGTCCGGCTTTGCGGCGGACTCGATACCGTTTACCAAAGCCGAACCACTGTCGGGGGTGATGAAACTTAAAAAGAGGTTGATGGTCGTCGTTTTGCCGGCACCGTTGGCACCGAGCAGGCAGTACACCTCTCCCGGGCCGATGGTGAGGTTGAGTTGGTCAAGGGCGGTATTGGAACCATACGTCTTCGTGAGGCCGCGGGCTTCAAGCATAGGTATATTTAAAAATGTATTGAGGGTTAGTAGCGTGATTCACCTAAAGCGCTCCTGCAAAAAGGCAAGATTCACCCGTACGGCAGAGACCGTGCCGGAATAGGCAGCATGAATGACCTGCCCGTTACTTCGGCTGCAAAGATCGCCAATCGCAAGTACGCCCGGCACCGAAGTTTCATAGGTATCATTCACCTGCACGGCGCCTCTGCCGGAAAGCTCACAGCCGAGGTCTTCTGCCAGCTTTGTATGATGACGCATGGTCCCGGGAGCATAGCAGGTTTCGAAGGCATGGGGCTGCGCCGATTCCACTGTGTGGATGAGCAGATCACCGGGTGTGCCTTTAATCCGGTAAATGGTTTCATTTTTTAACCGGATGCCGTTTCTGTGCAGCATTTCGAGGACTTCATCGGGAAAATCAACCTGCTCCCCCTGCGTAAACACCGTGATATCGTTTGTCCAGTTTGCCAGGGTCGAAGCCATAGCAACCCGCGAGGCCCCCTGACTAATCAGTGCCGTTTTCCGGTTTCGGTTTTCCCAGCCGTGGCAGTAGGGGCAGTGATAGATGCCATTGCCCCAAAGTTCTTCAAGACCCTCAATGCCGGTCAGCAGCTCGTCGTGTAAACCGGTTGCCAGCACAAGAAAGCGTGCTTCATACTGACCGCCATCCGCCGTCTGAACTGCAAAACCGTTTTCGGTTTTTGTTGCTGAAACGATTTCCCCGTTCTTCATCTGCAAAAACTCCTGATACTGCCGGAGTTGCCCGTGAACCGTCGCAGCGATTTCGCGCGGGTTTTCGCCATCCCTGGAGAACAGGTTGTTGGCTGTGGGCGACATCCGGTTGCGGGGCAGGCCGCTATCAATCATCAGCGTGCTACGCATGCAGCGCCCGAGACCCATCGCAGCAGAGAGACCCGCAAAACTGCCTCCTGCAATGATTACATCATACGTTCCTGATTCCGGAGCCTTGGCAAAACTCTCCCACACTGCGGCTGCGGGAACGTGATGCCCGGTGAAAGGCATCTGAAACATAAGCCCTGCGCCGGCGCCTAAAAGGCTGGATTTTAGAAAAGTTTTTCGGTTCATAAGGGTTAAAATGGAAAAAGAAGCTTTTTGCACAATCTAAATGCAACATGGTTTTAGCGGCAGCTAATATACCCTCGAAGCACATCTACTGCAACTAACTTGCATTTGATTTACCCTTCTTTACCAAACAATCCTTATCCTTTTGTGTTGGTTTGCTTGCGAGCCCAAATAAACTTATGCAGCTGTTTTGAAAAAGCTAAGCGGCTGCTGTACCTTTCCGCATGATCCCTCAACAGTTTACCCAAATAGCCCAAAATGTCTCGGACTACCTGGGCACTTCCGTCGGCATTTCCGAAAACCTGCTCCACAGCCTGGTTATCATCCTGGTACTGCTCCTACTGCGCTACCTGATGATCGCGTTTGTGTTCTGGAAGAGCAAAACCCCGTCGGTTCACTACAACTTCAGGCGGTACTCGGCGCAGGTCTTTTTTGTGATCGGGGTGTTTTTGATTGGAAGAGTCTGGTTTGAAGGCTTTCAGTCCATTGCTACATTTTTGGGACTGCTCTCTGTTGGTTTGGCGCTTGCCCTACGCGAGCTGCTCACCGACCTTGCCGGGTGGGTCTATATTATTGTGAGGAAGCCGTTTGAGATGGGCGATCGCATTGAAGTAGCCGGGGTGAAGGGGGATGTGATCGACAAACGGCTGTTCACTTTTTCCGTGATTGAAATCGGCAACCGCGTTGATGCGGAACAGAGCACGGGGCGCATCATCCATATCCCCAATAACAAGGTTTTTTCGGATCCGGTAGCGAATTACACAAGCGGCTTTCCTTTCATCTGGCACGAAATCCCGGTAACCATCACTTACGACTCCAACCACACCAAAGCAAAGGAATTGTTTCAACAGGTACTTGAAACGCATGCCGAGATGTATGTACACGAAGCACAGCAGGCCCTTGTGCAGGCTCAGGAGAATTTCATGCTCAAATACACCATCCTCACGCCAACTATTTTCCTGACGGTGCGTGAAAATGGCATCCTGCTCTCCGCCCGGTACTTATGCCCCGTACGCAAGACCCGCGCAACCGAACAAGCCATCAGCCTTGATCTGCTTCAGAAGTTCAGCGCCGAACCGGATATCCGCTACGCCTTCAGCAACATCCGTCTGCATCAGGGTGGCAGCGGTCAGAAGCCTTCGGAAGCCTGATCACACTTTTTCGATGGAAAAAATGTGAATTGCTACACTTTTTCGGGGGAAAAAGTGTAGCTTTCATTTATTTCTCCAACATCCTCTCATTTCTATGGAAAGAACGGCGCTTCAGGAACTCAACAGCTGGAAAATCAAATCACCCCGTAAACCGCTGATTTTACGGGGTGCGCGTCAGGTTGGGAAAACATGGCTGATGAAGAAATTCGGCGCGGATTCCTTTGAAAACACCGTATATATCAATTTTGAGCGGCAGCCGCATCTGAAGCAACTATTCGATCAAACCATGAATCCGCAGGAGATACTGACTGCACTTCAAACCGACGCCAATACCCGCATTCATCCTGATAAGACCCTAATTATATTTGATGAAATTCAGGAATGCCCCAAAGCCATAACCGCACTCAAATATTTCTATGAAGAGGCGGACAACTACCCGGTTATGGCTGCAGGCTCACTCTTGGGGGTTGCCCTGCATCAGTCAGTTTCTTTCCCGGTAGGCAAAGTTTCCTTTCTGGATCTGCACCCCATGACCTTCGAAGAGTTTTTGCTTGCCACAGGTAACGATCAAATGTGTCAGGTCCTGAAATCATTGAATTTCGGTCTGATGAGCGCACTGCATGAAAAGTTGACCCGCCTGCTGAAAACCTACTATGTTACGGGCGGCATGCCGGAAGCTGTGCTGCACTATGCGACAACCGAGCGGCTTGATGAGGTCCGTGAAATTCAGATCACCCTGCTGCAAACCTATGAACAGGATTTTTCCAAACATGCACCGGCTGCTATAGTGCCACGCATAAGGATGGTGTGGAATTCTGTTTTGGGTCAGCTGGCGCAGGAAAAACGTAAGTTTGTTTACGCACATATCAAAGAAGGTGCAAGGGCCAAGGATTTCGAGATGGCGCTGGCCTGGCTTGTTGATTGTGGGCAGGTTCACAAAATTCACGCCGTAAGCAAACCGCA
This genomic stretch from Cyclonatronum proteinivorum harbors:
- a CDS encoding Na+/H+ antiporter NhaC family protein; its protein translation is MKKFTITFFLSALILAVIGWADLSGLGLAFTEGTDPGEDAGFGGFGTWVSLLPPLVAIALALITREVVLSLFAGVWIGALFIAGFNPFTGTADSFGFLISAMSDEYHVAIIMFSLMLGGMVGLMSRGGGTKGVVTVLAKLAKNRTQGQFITWISALFLFFDDYANSLIRGSAMRPMTDRLNISREKLAYIVDSTAAPLAVSAVITTWIGFEITQISNSLSTLAAQTEDAALAAQLQAGADNAFMIFLHSVPYLFYPLLALGFVLMIILMKRDFGPMLDAERRAYSGGGVLRPGAVPASDVNLESLQPLDGKPLRWYNAAIPVLTVVIVAIYGLYSTGASGLEAGERSLTNIIGGADPFAALVWASFAGCFVAMVLVVTQRILSVGEALESFVGGMQSMMMAIIILVLAWGLGEVTQAVGTGSYLASLLQDTLPLVLLPGLVFFIAAVTAFSTGTSWGTMAILFPVVIPLAVVMGAGVGFAGGENYGILLGAISSVMAGAVFGDHCSPISDTTVISSMSSACDLIDHVRTQLPYALVVAVVALLVGEIPAAFGVSPVYGLIVGFVLLYIILRVFGKNPEEVKALAA
- a CDS encoding SRPBCC family protein; translated protein: MSFTTFVELNKTFEVAWSPEQVFELLSDVPKSVAHFPKVDKLVDLGENTYRWEMEKIGVQAYNIQTIYACKYLAYPGMKTVKWEPVKGVGNGVVSGSWKLEESDSGGTKVKFHTKGSLEIDLPFFLKAVVSPIVASEFEKLVDTYHKNLIETMSS
- a CDS encoding wax ester/triacylglycerol synthase family O-acyltransferase, which codes for MARRELMSNVDRAWLRMEEPSNLMMVTALLTTKEKVLYDDLLELLKERLMKFDRFRQRVILRGIIFEDTYWEDVPFFDPADHVTRTSIANENPRDELQALAGTLMSTPLDYDKPLWHITMIDDVREGTGFIIRLHHCIADGNALVRVLLSMMTTDKKLLKPEKEAESTERPTFLDPVVDVLLNAWVSAETMVKLSYRLLKRPSQVFDWAKMTIEGGFSLGRLVLRWPDPKTMLKQKLQNQKLASWSWEIPLERVKEIRRGAGATVNDVVVTAAAGALGRYLKARGEETTDMNIRAAIPVDIRQSTDPFAMGNKFGLVFLSLPVGMEDLRERLTEQKRRMDELKNTPEAFVSFLVLNTMGAAPKEIESLVVDVIGTKTSLVLTNVPGPSVPLYLAGCEVDNILFWVPQAGRVGLGISVISYNNKVRIGVATDAQIIPDPAAIVDAFQEELDAMHELFVGPETSPSP
- a CDS encoding CsbD family protein; its protein translation is MNISEGNWNQIKGKLKQEYGELTDDDLTYMEGREDELIGKIQEKAGKTKEEIVAKIKSWLD
- a CDS encoding PAS domain S-box protein → MKFDTPACHILLIESDMAIRMLIEDFIDEFFLNYTFHTVSGFEEATTFLENTTQPDVIICNSSLSGENSTQLIRQLLAICPDIPLIMLSSYTNRQEVVEWVKMGVSDYLLIDDLSPSLLHKSVMFSIERRHSIQALKQSERRYRDLFEYSPLPMWVIDLETSCILDVNEAAVNTYGYSREDFQQLDIRDIYPGITSAELRSWLKNETSQAVKDHGVFEHYSREGNVLQMEIKSRVMEYEGRRARLIIAHDVTKLKSYIEAIEDQNERFREIGWLQSHIVRAPLARMLGLINYYNDNMAAQSSQKKEATKPAAGLNSEPDQGFDSEMSTEEILQYIAAAAAELDQNVRDVVSKTTRTEPDSPE
- a CDS encoding efflux RND transporter periplasmic adaptor subunit — its product is MKRTAYILIPVVLAAVAWFIWQPGAEGSGTLPPLATVEVETGDVSRRVVAFGAIHPVQRVTVGSQVSGIIEEITVDFNTVVQKGQVLARIDPSTFEAELSSARAELASAEAGLELARMQWQRVQELRERQFVSPSDVDQASATLRQAEAQVRVRRHALERAQRELDRCTITAPADGIVISRNVDVGQTVAASLNAPELFQLASDLRVMHIYANVSEADIGQVREGQRVNFRVDAYRERTFSGEVIQVRNAPVIEDNVVHYQTLIEVSNEDLLLKPGMTTEVSVITAEQHDVVRVRNTALRARLPDGIRPPTPAHFDEGQPRAYVLRDGQLEVVAVETGLSDGVNTEIISGLRPGDVLAVGLSLRSDADNERRSLFSGQQATF